Proteins encoded by one window of Dreissena polymorpha isolate Duluth1 chromosome 11, UMN_Dpol_1.0, whole genome shotgun sequence:
- the LOC127849933 gene encoding uncharacterized protein LOC127849933, translating to MNRDSVEELKRKREASSVSDTSMNEAKKNEKSDKQKKKKAKQKQNDNKCGRNESETEDDIDVALEMKRLNKKLEKLAKFSQRDQKQNETAEEYAAELKRLYDQAHKRRDGATRKEDLVRRFLDGLRDVVVRWEVEYVKEPRDIDEAVYHVVNYIQTRKRHQVGSNRRQRPVRRTGGTETDEADSENESDSDTVEYAFRVPKKRQFKRSEKTETKRKKYQTVRKTSVNQGQTKTEVKEDVIQALTQKIEELSMKVETVNNKSTKDDNRRSFVRCYNCNRENHFARECPNEHQQLCLFRCFQLEHLQRHVTNFPRHRMLLREKGVEDSESYLVRNPNPYTVGPRDVAPVAEDTLSRAVEITFLDGLDFLDNLLEAQPCMPGPYTPETSAARLETPRPKESTPSLAYQAAPSPAILDSLPTI from the exons ATGAACAGAGACTCTGTGGAAGAGCTGAAACGCAAAAGAGAAGCGTCCAGTGTCAGTGACACGAGTATGAACGAAGCGAAAAAGAATGAAAAGAGTGacaaacaaaaaaagaagaaagcgAAACAGAAACAGAATGATAATAAGTGTGGCAGAAATGAATCTGAAACAGAGGATGACATAGATGTAGCCCTTGAGATGAAAAGACTTAATAAAAAGCTAGAGAAACTGG CCAAATTTAGTCAAAGAGAccagaaacaaaatgaaacagcAGAAGAATACGCCGCTGAACTCAAGAGGCTGTATGATCAAGCGCACAAGCGTCGGGATGGAGCAACGAGAAAAGAAGATTTGGTAAGAAGGTTCCTTGACGGACTGCGAGATGTAGTTGTAAGGTGGGAAGTAGAGTATGTGAAAGAGCCCAGGGATATCGATGAGGCAGTTTATCACGTAGTTAACTACATTCAAACTAGGAAGCGTCATCAAGTAGGCTCTAATCGGAGACAACGCCCCGTGCGCAGGACAGGTGGAACAGAGACAGATGAAGCAGACAGTGAAAATGAAAGCGATTCCGATACAGTTGAGTATGCATTCAGGGTGCCAAAGAAGAGACAATTCAAGCGTAGTGAAAAGACTGAAACCAAGAGAAAAAAGTATCAAACAGTAAGGAAGACAAGTGTCAATCAGGGTCAGACCAAAACAGAGGTCAAGGAAGATGTGATACAAGCTTTGACACAGAAAATAGAAGAACTAAGCATGAAGGTGGAGACGGTAAATAATAAATCGACAAAAGATGACAACCGCAGAAGCTTTGTGAGATGTTACAACTGCAACAGAGAGAACCACTTTGCAAGAGAGTGTCCAAATGAACATCAGCAA CTGTGTCTGTTCCGCTGCTTCCAGCTCGAGCATTTACAGCGACATGTCACCAATTTCCCTCGACACAGGATGTTGCTACGAGAGAAGGGGGTGGAGGATAGCGAAAGCTACCTTGTAAGGAATCCAAACCCATACACAGTAGGACCTAGGGATGTTGCTCCAGTGGCTGAAGACACGCTGTCACGGGCAGTGGAAATCACATTCCTTGACGGATTGGACTTTCTGGACAACTTGTTAGAGGCACAGCCATGTATGCCAGGACCTTACACCCCTGAAACATCAGCAGCAAGGCTGGAAACACCAAGGCCAAAGGAGAGTACGCCATCATTAGCATACCAAGCAGCACCATCTCCAGCAATCCTGGACAGCCTCCCAACTATATAG